One Candidatus Chlorobium masyuteum DNA segment encodes these proteins:
- a CDS encoding beta strand repeat-containing protein, with protein TLTKAGAGVLTLSGANSYTGATSVSGGTLKAGVASVANTSGAFGNNSAITLSNIAGVALDITGYDTQIGSLTGGGTTGGNVTLGGATLTIGGNNSSPAVYGGVLSGTGGITKIGTGTLTLGGINTYTGQTTITLGTLSLDATGTIALSSGVSNNGTFTIAGAKTIDSMTGSGGTTLGANILTIGDATGSSSTYSGVLSGTGGITKAGSGTLTLSGANSYTGATSVSGGTLKAGVASVANTSGAFGNNSAITLSNTAGVMLDITDNDTQIGSLTGGGTTGGNVTLGDETLTIGGNNSSPAVYGGVLSGTGGITKIGTGTLTLGGINTYTGQTTITLGTLSLNTTGTIALSSGVSNNGTFTIAGAKTIDSMTGAGGTTLGANILTIGDATGSSSTYSGVLSGTGGITKSGAGTLTLSGTNLYTGLTTVTGGTLAYGVTNALSSGGVTVSGGGTLNLDTYSDSVGAVTLTDGSIIGSGVLTSTSGFTVSNGTVSAVLGGAVTMTKTGTGTGTVTLSGVNTYTGVTTINAGVLSVGTIGNGGVAGNLGAATNAAANLVLGGGTLQYTGATASTNRAFTLTTGTSSTIDVTANNLTISGIGANTTGALTKSGSGTLTLGAANLYTGLTTISGGTLVYGIANALASGGVTVSSGATLNLDTYSDSVGAVTLSDGSITGTGTATLTSTSGFTVSNGTVSAKLAGTVPLTKTGTGTVTLSGVNTYTGVTTINAGVLSVGTIGNGGVAGNLGAATNVAANLVLGGGTLQYTGSTASTNRAFTLTTGTSSTIDVTANNLTISGIGANTTGALTKSGAGTLTLSGANLFTGLTTISGGTLAYGITNALASGGVTVNGSGAVLDIGGYSDTVGAVTLTNGAITGTTGVLSGTGYTVSDGTVSAKLAGAVLLTKTGTGTVTLSGANTYSGGTTLSGGTLSLGSSGAIGSSGSIRFDGGALQFSSANTTDYSSRFSSAASQAYTIDTNGQDVTLASILSSNGGTLTKSGSGTLTLSGANSYTGLTTVSAGTLKLGAAGGATNTPLGTTDAGTVVSNGATLDLNGFTLGTAESVTINGTGVGDTAGALANSSTSPVVYSGSIILGSSSTIVSSGNFTASGVVTGTAGTLTLDAGTSGDIVFTNTVNDFSTVSVTHARTLSLVDSNALTLSGIHASGKVDVATLSGDLTVTGNLSTTDGSATAIRLNAGKSALAGTATGGNIIISGTPSITVGAAGIASFYSGSISGSTGLSSLVGTGTGRFRYNSDESVSNYSTALSSGKNAIYREQPTVTVKADNESKTYGTAPSLTYTLSGEANGDTDGEILSGVGIGVGGSTSTSGNYVAGSHALTPSGATSLLGYALSYSTGTLTVAQKALTISGITASNKEYDGTTAATLVTSALTKTGLVSGDVLTLSSSGLFGDKSVATGKTVTLSSTIGGSDTANYAITSQQSAYADITKANLTVTATDVTKKYGEVPSLSRFTNSTLKNSETIGSVTLKSAGTAATASVAGSPYSIVASDATGGTFSPDNYTISYVDGQLRVEGLSQTTVVPVIFLPTSGFSIVPSGVSMLFPASPTQNLSLSGTVSSVSSSGGESVASVDTQTGALSEMNGGEVLTAGSSNETVNAAMSGESSTSDISQASLPLSGLSSASDTPAPFTGVITVFIGGKQVRQTAKTAIPLPDKVLKGLSKGSGNEKVTLDNGSPLPSWLKYDTTTRSFRIISKPDNSFRIKIRIQDKKRSWVVDLSSS; from the coding sequence GTAGCCAATACGAGCGGAGCATTCGGCAATAACTCGGCCATAACACTCTCCAATATTGCGGGAGTTGCGCTTGATATCACGGGCTATGACACGCAGATCGGCTCACTGACCGGCGGCGGCACAACGGGCGGCAATGTGACGCTTGGCGGCGCAACGCTGACGATTGGTGGAAACAACAGCAGCCCGGCGGTTTACGGCGGTGTGTTGTCGGGAACGGGCGGCATAACGAAGATCGGAACAGGCACCCTGACGCTGGGCGGAATCAATACCTATACGGGTCAGACAACAATCACCCTGGGTACGCTTTCGCTTGATGCAACAGGAACGATAGCCCTGAGTTCGGGAGTGTCCAATAACGGTACCTTCACGATAGCCGGAGCCAAGACGATAGACTCGATGACGGGATCCGGAGGAACAACGCTTGGAGCCAATATCCTGACGATAGGCGATGCGACAGGCAGTTCCTCAACCTACTCCGGAGTGCTTTCCGGTACAGGCGGCATCACCAAGGCCGGATCAGGCACGCTGACACTCTCGGGAGCGAACAGTTACACCGGAGCGACGAGCGTGAGTGGCGGCACCCTGAAGGCGGGAGTAGCCTCGGTAGCCAATACGAGCGGAGCATTCGGAAATAACTCGGCCATAACACTCTCCAATACGGCGGGAGTTATGCTTGATATCACGGATAATGATACGCAGATCGGCTCTCTGACCGGCGGCGGCACAACGGGCGGCAATGTGACGCTTGGCGACGAGACGCTGACGATTGGGGGAAACAACAGCAGCCCTGCGGTATACGGCGGTGTGTTGTCGGGAACGGGCGGCATAACGAAGATCGGAACAGGCACTCTGACGCTGGGCGGAATCAATACCTATACGGGTCAGACAACAATCACCCTGGGTACGCTCTCGCTCAATACAACGGGAACGATAGCCCTGAGCTCGGGAGTGTCCAATAACGGTACCTTCACGATAGCCGGAGCCAAGACGATAGATTCGATGACGGGAGCAGGAGGAACAACGCTTGGAGCCAATATCCTGACGATAGGCGATGCGACGGGCAGCTCGTCAACCTACAGTGGAGTGCTCTCCGGCACAGGCGGCATCACCAAGTCGGGAGCAGGCACACTGACGCTCTCGGGAACGAACCTCTATACAGGCCTGACCACCGTCACTGGAGGCACACTGGCTTATGGTGTGACAAATGCGCTTTCATCCGGAGGGGTGACGGTAAGTGGCGGTGGTACGTTGAATCTCGATACGTATTCTGACAGCGTTGGTGCCGTTACGTTGACAGACGGCAGTATAATCGGTTCAGGTGTGTTAACAAGTACATCAGGGTTTACGGTGTCGAATGGTACAGTCAGTGCTGTTCTTGGCGGTGCAGTCACCATGACAAAAACAGGAACAGGCACAGGCACAGTGACGCTGTCGGGAGTGAACACCTATACAGGCGTGACGACGATCAATGCAGGAGTGCTGAGTGTCGGAACAATTGGTAACGGTGGTGTTGCAGGAAATCTCGGAGCCGCAACGAATGCCGCTGCCAATCTGGTTCTTGGCGGAGGAACCCTTCAATATACAGGAGCAACGGCGTCTACCAATCGCGCTTTTACCCTGACGACAGGCACGTCATCAACGATTGATGTTACCGCCAATAACCTGACGATTAGCGGCATAGGAGCCAATACCACCGGAGCCTTGACCAAATCGGGTTCCGGTACGCTGACACTTGGGGCGGCAAATCTCTATACTGGTTTGACCACAATCAGCGGCGGCACACTGGTTTATGGTATAGCCAATGCGCTTGCAAGCGGAGGGGTGACGGTAAGTAGCGGCGCTACGTTGAATCTCGATACGTATTCTGACAGTGTTGGTGCTGTTACTTTGTCTGATGGCAGTATAACCGGTACCGGTACAGCTACCTTGACAAGTACATCAGGGTTTACAGTATCAAATGGTACAGTCAGTGCGAAACTGGCGGGAACAGTTCCTTTGACCAAAACAGGAACAGGCACAGTGACGCTGTCGGGAGTGAATACCTATACAGGCGTGACGACGATCAATGCAGGAGTGCTGAGTGTCGGAACAATTGGTAATGGTGGTGTTGCAGGAAATCTCGGAGCCGCAACCAATGTCGCTGCCAATCTGGTTCTTGGCGGCGGAACCCTGCAATATACTGGATCAACGGCGTCTACCAATCGCGCCTTTACCCTGACGACAGGCACGTCATCAACGATTGATGTTACCGCCAATAACCTGACGATTAGCGGTATAGGAGCCAATACCACCGGAGCCTTGACCAAATCGGGAGCAGGCACGCTGACGCTGTCGGGAGCGAACCTCTTCACAGGTTTGACCACCATCAGCGGCGGTACGCTGGCGTATGGGATAACCAATGCGCTTGCAAGCGGAGGGGTGACGGTCAACGGAAGCGGAGCGGTTCTTGATATCGGGGGATATAGTGATACGGTAGGAGCAGTAACCCTGACCAATGGCGCCATAACCGGCACCACCGGAGTATTGAGCGGCACAGGATATACGGTTTCAGATGGAACGGTCAGTGCGAAACTGGCTGGAGCAGTACTTTTGACCAAAACAGGTACAGGAACAGTAACGCTGTCAGGAGCGAATACCTACAGTGGCGGTACAACCTTGTCCGGCGGAACGCTCTCTCTTGGATCGTCCGGAGCCATCGGGTCGTCAGGAAGCATCAGATTTGATGGAGGGGCTCTGCAGTTCAGCTCTGCCAATACAACTGATTATTCATCACGTTTCAGCAGCGCTGCAAGCCAGGCTTATACTATCGATACCAATGGTCAGGATGTAACTCTCGCCAGTATCCTGAGCAGTAATGGAGGGACGTTGACCAAATCGGGCAGTGGTACACTTACGCTCTCGGGTGCAAATTCCTACACCGGTCTTACCACGGTCAGTGCCGGAACACTGAAGCTCGGAGCTGCGGGTGGTGCAACCAACACCCCGCTTGGTACGACAGATGCCGGAACGGTTGTTTCAAACGGAGCCACGCTCGACCTGAACGGTTTTACACTCGGTACTGCTGAATCCGTGACGATCAACGGAACTGGTGTCGGAGACACGGCAGGGGCTCTGGCCAACAGTTCCACTTCCCCGGTGGTCTACAGCGGTTCGATTATCCTTGGCAGTTCGAGCACTATTGTTTCGAGCGGGAACTTTACGGCAAGCGGGGTTGTGACCGGCACTGCCGGCACGCTTACTCTTGATGCCGGAACCAGCGGCGATATCGTTTTCACCAACACGGTGAATGACTTTTCAACGGTATCGGTAACGCATGCCCGAACTCTTTCGCTCGTTGATTCTAACGCGCTGACCCTCTCCGGTATTCATGCATCCGGAAAGGTTGATGTTGCGACGCTGAGCGGCGACCTGACGGTTACCGGTAATCTCTCCACGACGGATGGCTCGGCAACGGCAATCAGACTGAACGCAGGGAAATCTGCGCTTGCAGGCACGGCAACCGGAGGCAATATCATTATCTCCGGCACTCCGTCGATAACCGTCGGAGCAGCAGGTATTGCATCCTTCTATAGTGGCAGTATCTCCGGAAGTACAGGATTGAGTTCACTTGTCGGGACGGGTACAGGCCGTTTCCGTTACAACAGCGATGAATCGGTATCGAATTACTCGACGGCACTCTCTTCGGGGAAAAACGCTATCTACCGTGAGCAGCCGACAGTTACGGTTAAGGCTGACAATGAAAGTAAAACCTATGGAACGGCACCGTCGCTTACCTACACATTGAGTGGCGAAGCCAATGGCGATACCGATGGAGAGATCTTGTCCGGAGTTGGTATTGGCGTTGGCGGCTCAACTTCTACCTCAGGGAACTACGTTGCCGGTTCGCACGCCCTGACACCGTCCGGAGCAACCAGCCTGCTCGGATATGCACTCTCCTATTCAACCGGCACACTGACGGTCGCACAGAAGGCGTTGACGATAAGCGGTATAACGGCGTCGAACAAGGAGTATGACGGCACGACGGCGGCGACGTTGGTGACGAGCGCTTTGACGAAGACGGGTCTGGTATCGGGAGATGTATTGACGCTCTCTTCGAGCGGCCTCTTCGGAGACAAGAGTGTTGCGACTGGCAAGACGGTGACGCTGAGCAGCACGATCGGCGGAAGCGATACGGCAAACTATGCGATAACCTCCCAGCAAAGTGCGTATGCGGACATTACAAAAGCCAATCTGACGGTGACAGCGACTGATGTAACGAAAAAGTACGGCGAGGTTCCTTCGTTAAGCCGCTTTACGAACAGCACACTGAAGAACAGCGAGACAATAGGGAGCGTAACACTGAAGAGTGCGGGAACGGCAGCCACAGCATCGGTTGCAGGCAGCCCCTACTCAATCGTTGCCTCTGATGCTACGGGAGGCACCTTTTCGCCGGACAACTACACTATCAGCTATGTTGACGGTCAACTGAGGGTTGAAGGCTTATCGCAGACCACGGTTGTTCCGGTCATTTTTCTCCCGACAAGCGGTTTCAGCATCGTTCCGTCAGGAGTATCCATGCTCTTTCCTGCAAGCCCGACACAAAATTTGAGTCTATCGGGGACGGTTTCTTCCGTCTCCTCATCGGGAGGAGAGAGTGTTGCCTCTGTTGATACCCAGACAGGAGCGCTTTCGGAGATGAACGGAGGTGAGGTTTTGACTGCCGGCAGCAGTAACGAAACCGTAAATGCGGCAATGAGTGGAGAGAGTTCAACATCGGATATCAGTCAGGCAAGTCTTCCTCTTTCGGGATTGTCATCAGCAAGCGACACTCCGGCACCTTTTACCGGAGTGATCACTGTTTTTATTGGTGGAAAGCAGGTTCGTCAAACCGCAAAAACGGCGATTCCGCTTCCTGATAAAGTTTTGAAAGGTCTTTCAAAGGGATCGGGTAACGAGAAGGTTACGCTTGATAATGGCTCTCCTCTTCCTTCATGGCTGAAATATGATACCACTACCCGTTC